The Bdellovibrio sp. NC01 genome includes the window CGCTCGCGATCGACAGCGCCATGAGGCACAAGGCGAAGACGATAACTATTCTTAATGACATACCGAACCTCAAATCTGGTGTCAAAAGGACCCGAAACCGGCTCAGCAAGGACTAGGCCACATTACGGCACCACCATGCAAAAACCACCCGGGCATCAGTTTCATCTGGAACAGAAAAAGCCTCCGGTTTCCGAAGGCCTTTTGGAAAATTTATATCTGTGCTTAAAAGAACCGCACTATTTGCAGACTGCTTGATAGTGCTTTAACAGCGCTCTTTCGAAGTCACCGCGCTCGTCTTCACTCACAATGAAAGTTCCAAGCGCTGCGTTAGTCCCGAGTACTGTCGGAGCATAGAACTGTTGTGACGTAGGATCGAAAATTACCGACTGATCGCGAACAGGTTGATTAGAGTCATACACCGTAAATCGAATGACACCCGAAGCATCTTTCGTGAACGACTTCGCCATCACCACGTGTTGGGTTGTTTGATCGACGCGCAAGTTGATCAACGTTAAACGTTTACCGCTAAGGTTTCTCATCAACTGATTTGCGGTTTCCACGTTCGTGCCTTGATCGCGCGCACCAGAGCCCGCCCCCATGCCGATGTTACCAAAACGGAAAAAACGGAAAGATTGGTTATACTCTACTTCACCTTTAAATCGGCGCACTTTTCCTGTTTCGCCTGAGATACCGTTGGCCATATCTGTCCAAAGATTTTGTCCACCTTTGAAGTATCCTTGCCCCAAAGAGTTTTCCGACAATTTGAACACTTCATAATTGCGCAAAGGGAACTCTCTCACTTTTTCTGGATGATCGTAATCTAGTGACGGTTCGCTTCGACGAATCATGTTTAACACTTTTCTTGTCTGCTCTTCCGAATGATCCACCGATGACTCGTTATAACGAGCAAGGTACGAGAACATGCGCTGAGTGCTGCTTAAAGCCCAGCAGTTCGCGATAGGAAACCCGCCACTATTAAATGCCCAGTTCTCTGTCGGGATGTTGCGTACTTCGTCGAAAGCATCGTCGCGAATCGCCGCATAAATCGCAGCTGTAGAGATATTATTGCAACTAAGATTACGAACTAAAGAGTCCGTGATGATTTTATCTGAGATTTTCGTTTTGGAGTCGCCGCCAAATCCCCAACCGTAAGCTTTTTCAGCCGTTAGGAATAGAGATGAAGCCACACTTAATGTGAAGACGGTAAAAATAAAAATTGCTCTCATGGTTACGTTCCTCGATGGGAAGACCAGAGAGCAATTCACAAACCACCATCAGATCGTGGTTATTTAGTCTACACCTGTCTAAGCCCTAGACAGGTGACATTCTTAGAAGTTCAAACCCACACCGACTGTTCCGTAGAAGGTGTTCAACTCTGCTTTCTGATTTTGCGCCGTATCCGTGAAGGCATAACGTTTATAACCAAAGCCTGCTTCACCGTACAATGATTCAGTCCACAAAACTTTACCGTGGAAGTTCAATGACATTGATGAATTCAACGTCACGTTGCTGTCCATCGACTGAGTATAATAGATGAATTCCATATCAACCCATTTTGGATAGCGCATGAATTCAAGAACGTTGAACAGATCATCGATACTCTTCGGCATTGAACGTGCCCAGAAGACACCGCCGCCCAACATTGGCGCTTTCAACTCATCAAATTTTACGCTTTGATAAGAACCCAAAAGACCCACAGATTCGTCACGATTCCAAAGACCTGGAGTAAAACGATATTTCAAATCGACCGTCAATACACTCAAAGGAGCGGTACGACCTGTTGCTTTATCAACCGTCAATTGATTGAAAGATTGGAAGTATTTTGCAGCGATACCCCAACGTTGGCGAGACGCCCAATAATTTGTCCAACCGAAAAGGTCTTCAAACCACTGATTGTATGCAAGCTCGCCCAAGAAGATCAAAGTGCCTGATGCACTGACCGCCGAAAGACGCGCTGACAATTCACGAGGATAACCTTTGTAGATTTCGAAATACGATTTATAAGTCTTACCTTCGAAGTTTACATTCAAGTACGAGCGATTGATTTGACCACGCTCTGTCGCTTTAAATTTCCAATAAAAGTGACCAGGATCTTTTTCGTCTTGTTCGACTGAATTCTGTGTCGATGTCACTTCTGAAGTCGGTTGTTTACGACCTTCAAGTTTAATACCGTCAATATACGTGCCCGTTGGCGTGCGTTTGCTTAAGTAAACGCGCGATTGGCTGCGTGGAATTTCAGAAAGCTCTAAACGTTGTCTGAAGACACCGCCACCTTGACCTGGCAAATAAACGACTGGATTACTTGTTGGCACTGCCGCCGCCCAGAATTTACGTGGATCACCAATCGTCGCTTCAAAGCCGATCATTTTCGTCAGGTTCGAGTATTGATCTGGATTTAGGATGATCGATTTTCCGACAGGGCGAGTGTCATAACCTACAACACGCAAAATTTTTGGATTTTTTGTGTCCGCGATATCCATCAATTGCAACTTGTTCGGCATCACGACGAATTCATAGCTTTCGCCAGTTGCAAGTTCCGCATAAAAACCTGTTGGCACATCCGTCGCAACTTGAACTGTTTTCTTTGTTGGAGCGTCTTCGTTATTTACAAGGACACGTGGATTGTTTTTCTCGCCACGCGTTTTACCCATCGCAAGACCTTGCGGAGTTTTCTTCACAGCATAACGTTGCGAGCACAGTTTTGTTTGATTGCGACCCTCTTCAGAGCTTAAGCAGAAACGGAATGATTCGTTGATATTTGCAAACGCACCTGCTTCATTCACGTTCAAAACCGCATATTGAGTGGCAAAGATTCCGCCACGCAAATTTGAAGCTTGAGTACCTGCGCCAAGAAGAGTCTTCTTCCACCCGTCTAATTTCTGATTCCACTCTGTGATATCCGCAGCAGAGATTTTTGTTCTCCACAACACGGCTCCGGTGCGCGAAATCATTTCAAGTGTTCCAGAAGAGATCAATCTGTCGGGCCACGCCATAACAAGAGCTAATTGATCAGCTTGGTTCGCTGCCACGACTTGATTGATTTGTGAATGCGTTTTTCCCAATGGCAACAAGCCAAAGTAAAAATTCTTTTCATTCAACGAAACATTTCCGACGCGCAGATTTTTACCAGCGTCGCTTAAATCATAATCAAGCTCTAATGGCGGCAAGATCAAACCGTTGTCGATCTGATCGAAATACATCGCCTTGTTAAATTCTTTTGTCGCCGCAGTTTTCAATAATGAACGCTGAGGAGCTGGAATGTCTTCAGCCTCTTGAGCTGGAACATTTACAGAGGGTGCAGAGCTTTGCGTTGAAGCGGCTTCTTGAGCCCGTACCGAAGAACCCAGAACTAATAAAAGGGGCAATACCAGATGCTGCGCAATATTCACGATGTTTACCTCGTCAGTTGCCATAATTTTAGTGAATGCGAGGTTTCGTAACAAGCTAAATTGTTGGACTGTCTGGGATTTTCGGATTATAGGTGAGGGGCACTTACAAGGAGTCCTATGTCTTCCGCTCGCACCGTTTACCACATGAGACTTAAAGAAATCATCGACCACACCCCGACAGTCCGGGAACTTGTGCTTGAAACGGAAAATCCAGCCGAATTTAGCTATAAAGCTGGGCAATTTGTGATGTTGAACGTCCCCCAGGGCGAAGCAAAACCGATTTTGCGTGCTTACTCGATCGCATCTGATGACCGCAATAAAAAAGGTTTCCGTCTTCTTTTCAAATTCGTTGAAAACGGCATCGCCTCGACTTTTGTTTGGGCTTTGAAAGGTGGCGAGCTTTTAAATTTCACAGGACCTTTCGGCAAAGTGTTCTTCCAAGAACCTCCGACAGAGCAAATCGTCTTCTTGAATACGGGCACAGGTCTTTCACAACACATCTGCTATTTGCTTTCTAAAAAAGAACAATATCCAAATCTTCGTTACCGTATGCTGTTTGGCGTGCGCAGCGAAAAAGATATGTACTACCAACCTGAACTTGAAGCGCTGGCAAAAGAACTTCCTGATTTCAAATACGAATTTGTATTGAGCCGCCCTAGCGAAGATTGGAAAGGCAAAAAAGGCTACATCCAAAACTTCATTTCTGAATTCGATTATAAAAACATCCCGACGACGTTCTATATGTGCGGTAACGGCGGCATGATCAAAGAAGTGAAACATCAATTGATCGAAGTGGACGGTATCGAGAAAACTCGTATCTGGGCAGAGGCGTTTGACTAAGAATCGCGCCG containing:
- a CDS encoding FAD-binding oxidoreductase, with translation MSSARTVYHMRLKEIIDHTPTVRELVLETENPAEFSYKAGQFVMLNVPQGEAKPILRAYSIASDDRNKKGFRLLFKFVENGIASTFVWALKGGELLNFTGPFGKVFFQEPPTEQIVFLNTGTGLSQHICYLLSKKEQYPNLRYRMLFGVRSEKDMYYQPELEALAKELPDFKYEFVLSRPSEDWKGKKGYIQNFISEFDYKNIPTTFYMCGNGGMIKEVKHQLIEVDGIEKTRIWAEAFD